CAAGGAACTGGTGGGCGCGCAGGTCATCGTGGCCAACCACGATCTGCTGCTGACATCGCTGGGCGCGCGCCTGCTGCCCGAGCTGGACAACTGCCTGCTGGTGATCGACGAGGCGCACCACCTGCCCAGCACCGCGCTGGAGCGCTTTGCCGGCGAGGCCGATCTGTCGCGCCTGGCCTGGATCGGCAAGCTGGCCAGCCGCGCGCTGCGCGTGGGCCAGCTGATGCAGGTCGACGACCTGGGCGAAATCCCTGAACACGCCACGCGCCTGCGCACCGCGCTGGAAGACGCCGCGCGCCTGGCCATGGACACGTACGGCGACACCCTGCGCGCCCCACGCCAGGCCTACGGCGCCAGCGCCCTGGCCCGATTTGCGCCCAGCGCCAGCAGCACGCGCGCGCGCGTCAGCGGTGGCGTGCTGCCCGCCGCGCTGGTCGATCCGTTCGCGCAGGCGGCGCACCACGCCGAAGGGCTGTTGGCGGTGCTGCGTAACATCGCCAAGGCCTTGCGCGCGGCCATGCGCGACCAGCCCAACGAGGCGCGCCGCCTGTCCACCCTGTACGCGCAACTGGGCACCCTGGCACCCCGGCTGGAGGCGGTGCACGGCACGGCGCAGCTCATGCTGCTGGAACCGGCCGAGGGCGCCCCGCCCGCAGCCAAGTGGTTCACGCTGGCGATGGACGGCGACTTCATCGTCGTGAAAGCGCACGCCAGCCCCATCCTGCCCGGCAACACGCTGCGCAACCAGCTGTGGTCGCAAGTGCGCGGCGCGGTGCTGACATCGGCCACGCTGACCAGCTGCGGCCAGTTCGACTTCTTTCTGCGCGAAGCCGGCCTGTCGGGCGACGACGCCGTGCGCACGCTGGCCGTGCCCAGCCCTTTTGACTACGCCCGCCAAGGCACGCTGGTGGCCGCCGAAACCCTGGCCGAGCCGCGCGATTTGCAGGCCTTCACCGCCGACATGGTCAGCGCGCTGCTGGGCGACTTGGCGCAGGTGAAAGCCGGCGCGCTGGTGCTGTTCACCTCGCGCGACCAGATGCGCCAGGCCACCGAACGCCTGCCCGCCAGCCTGCGCGCCGCGGTGCTGGTGCAAAACAGCCTGCCGCGCCCGCAACTGCTGCGCCAGCACCGCGAGCGCGTGGCCGCGGGCCAGCCGTCCATCATCTTCGGCATGCAGTCGTTCGGCGAAGGGCTGGACTTGCCTGGGGCGCTGTGTGAAACGCTCTTCATCACCAAGCTGCCTTTCGCCCCGCCCGACGACCCGGTGGGCGAAGCCCGCGCCGACTGGCTGCGCAGCGCCGGGCGCGACCCGTTCAGCGAGCTGGTGGTGCCCGCCACCGCCATGCGCCTGGCCCAATGGGTAGGCCGCGCCATCCGCACCGAAGACGACCGCGCGCGCGTCTTCTGCTACGACAAGCGGCTGGTGCAAACGGGCTACGGCCAGCGCCTGCTGCAGGGGCTGCCACCCTTCACGCTGGAGCGGCGCAGCGCAGCGCCATCCGCTACGGTTTAGATAGCTGCCGGCGCAGTCTGCGCGTGCGCTAGAGCCTGTTTTTTATCGATGCTTGGCCGCAAGGGCCTACGTCCTGCGGATGCCCCGTCCGCGCATCGGCCCGAGCGCCCAGCCGTGCAGCAGCAGCCAGCCGATCAATCGCGTGCGTGCTCGTCCTCGCCAGCCGCCACCCGCGCCGGCGCGCCCACCCGCGTGCACTCGCCCCCCGTCAGGCGGCAGGCGCCGTCGGCGTCCAGCCAGGGGTGGGCGTGGCCTTGGCAGCCGGTCTGGCACAGCACGTCGGTGGCGCTGACCAGCGGGGTCTGTTCGGCGCCGGTGCCGCGTGGTGCGGGCAGGTCATGGGGCGGCGGGCCGCCCAGCCCCCATGACCAGCGCGTGCACGCCAGCACGGCGCGGGCCCGCTCGCGGATCAGCGCGCGTTCCAGCGCATGGCAGCGGCATTCCGCCGTGGCGGCGCGGGCCTCGGCCAGCGCCTGCGCCTCGGCCAGCGTGGCCATTTGCTCGCTGACGCGCGCCTGCAGCACCGCCAGGTGGCGCTGCAGGCACAGGTGTTCCTGCTGGCTGAGCTGGATCGTGGCGCACGCTTTCATGGCCACGCTCTCAATGCAGCCAGGCCGCGCGCGGCGGTGCGCCTGCGCGGTCGGCCGGGGCTGCAGTGGGTGCAGCGCGCCAGTGGTCCACCAAGCGCGCCAGCACGACGCGCAGCGTGGCCGATACGTGCGGGTGGGCCGCCAGCTCCTTCAGGTTGGCGCGCACCTTGTCGCGCATCAGCTCGCGCCGGGCGCACGGGCCTTCGGTGTGTGACAGGCCGGTCATCAGCGCCAGGGTGCCGGCCAGCAGCGCTTCGACCTGGGGCAGAAGGTATTCCTCGGTACATGGGTCGGTGGGCATGCGCTCGGGTACTCCTTGGGTGGCGCTGCAACGGCTGCAGCAAGGCTTCAGTATATGCGAATGATTCTCATTTGGTAGGAAATGCCGCGCTGAATTGTTCAAAACTGTGCGCTGGATCAATGGGCGCGAAGCGCCTGCCAGGCAGCGCGGCGGCGGGTGCGATGCTGCGGCAGACGCCTTGCTCGCGCGCCGATGGGGGACTGCTCGCTTTGGCACTGACCGGGGCTGTGGATAAGTTTTGGCGCATTCAATGCTGGCGCGGGTTTCCGGGCGATTTGGGGCGTTCGGGCGTTCACGGCGGCTTTGGCGCGGAATGGGCGGCCTGGACGCTCAGAACGGCCACAATGGGCGGTTTTTGGGCTGGGGTGGGCCAGGTAGCCTGAACCGGTTTGCGGGGCGCGTGCCCCGTTTTCATAGAGGGCGGGGGCGCCCGACCGGCGTCTCGGAGGCAATCTGCCGACGGACGTGAGGTCGGACGTTGCGAGGCCGGACGCCGGCAGAACGTGCGACCTCAGGAAACTCAATGAAATCAATCGCTTGCCCGTGGGCAGACTGATTTTTGACCTGCGCAAGGTCGGACGCCCTTTAAAGCCCCGAGCCGCCCCTTTAAAACAGCGTCGCCTGCCGTCTATCCACAGGTGCCACCACGCCAGCGGCGGCCACGATGCGCTCGATTTGGTGCTCAAACCAAACCAGGAAGCCAATCGCAGTGATAAGCCCGAGGATCACGATCAGGAACGTCCTCATTGAGCGGCCCCCTGCGCCCGCTTCGCCCGATCCAGCATGGCCTTCAGCGCTTCGATCACCTTCGATGCATCGGCCGTGGGCAGGAATTTCACATCGTCCACACCGGTGCCTGTGTGGCGCCCCACGAAGATCAGCAGCGCTGCTGCACTGGCATCGCGCAGGCCGCCGACTTCGCCGATCTTCTTCCACAGCCACTTGATCTTGGCGGCCTGGTCATCTCGATCACCCGCGCGCGCCGCCACCATCGTGCACACGGAAGTCAGCCGCGCATTCGCCGTGGCGTCGCAGCAGCGGCTTGACCAGGCGGCCAGCGTGGTGCCCGGCCTGGGCAAGCAATGGCGGCGCAGCGGCAAGATTCACAGCCGCTGGAACCACGACATCATGGACGGCCAGATGGTGGCGGCGGACAAGCCCTTCCGCGTGCCCAATCCCAACGGCGGCGCAGACCTGATGCAAGGCCCGCACGACCCCAAGGCGCCCGTTGAGCAAGTCATTCACTGCGGCTGTGTGGCCATCCCGTGGATGAAAGAATGGGAGGTGCAGATACCAGGCGCCAAGCCATTCACCGCCAAGGAGCTGCAGCGCGACCCCGGCAAGGCCGAGCTGGATCGCCGGGCCAAGGCGGCGGGGTACCGGCCAGAGCCGGCAAAAAAGCCTGCAGGAGAGCCTGAGCGAGGCGCCTGATTCGGGTCGATTTGGCCCCACCGGAGGCCGGGCCGCTGGAACGCTTTAAACCTGTTCTAGGCTACATAGCCTGCAACCAGCGCCCAAAAGTCGCACTGGCGGCGATTTAAAGCGGGTTTAAAGCATCTATGCTGGCGTTGGTCCGTTGGACTTTGGCGGCGCCAACAGAGATTGCGCGCTTGGTGCTCAAACCGTCCCTGAATCAAAAATGACCCTTTTGCGTGATAACGCTCGCCTGGAACGACGCGTGTTGGATCTGGTTGGTGCCGTGAAATCCGGAACCAAGGTAGAAGACAGCCTAGTCGAACTGAAGACTGAATGGCCAGCGCCAGAGGGCGCGTTCAGACAGCTGGCCGGGCACGCCAACGCAGCGCGGGGCGACAACATTCTGTGGGTGATCGGCATCAACGAGAAGGATCGGTCGGTTCCGGGCGCAAACGGCGAGGAACTTTCGCTCTGGTGGCCGCAGGTTCAGAAGCGGTTTGAATCCACAAGCCCGGATCTGATTCGCCACCTCAACGTCCAGTTCGAGGGGGTAAGCGCTCAGGCGCTGCTATTCGGCACGGATCGCGCGCCGTATGTCGTTCACGCGTCGGTGAAACCAGAAGCCGAGGTGCCGTGGCGAGACGGAACGCGAACCAGATCTGCAAAGCGACATGAACTGCTGTCTTTGCTGGAGGCATCTACAAAGGCGATCGCAACTGAAATCATCTCAGGAAGGCTGCACTATGGTCCCGACGATGCGCTCTCAGGCACTCTGACCTTCATCATCTCGGAGACTCTAGAACAACGGATAGTGGTTCCCGTACGCAGATGCGGCTGCACTGTGCGCCAAGCAACAAAACAATGGGAGCTCGACCACTCCAACATAGCGCTACGACCATATGTCCATATGGCTAGAGTCCCGAATCCGACCGTGACACATCTTGGTGAGGCGGTTGCGATTGATGGCACGGGTCTGGTTACCGTGAATCTTCGTCTGGCAACCGCCAGCCAAATGATCGAGGAAGAACCCATTGAAATAGACTTGATCCTGCCGATCCTGCATTTACAGGATCCCCTAAGGAACGTCTGCGCAATGCGCTTTGAGATGTGCTGACGCGGAGCCGCCAAGCCAACTCGTTTTCTCAGCTTCGACAGCGCGCGGGGCGATGCCGTTTTCGACCCAGTTCCTGGGCGTTCGGCTGTTTGCAGACGCACTCATGCCTGCGCTCCCATCAACGTTCGCCGCATCATCCACAGGTTGGACAGAGCGAACAGCGTATGCAACTGCGCGGTGTTCTTGGCCAGCCCGCGGTAACGCACCTTCACGTGCCCGAACTGGCGCTTGATCACCCGGAACGGGTGCTCGACCTTGGCCCGGATGCTGGCCTTCAGGCGTTCGAGTTGGTCGGTCAGATCGTCGACGAGCTTGGTCTTGTCCAGTTCGCGGCGTTTGCCTGGACGCATGGCGATGTTCCAGCGCACGCCGGCTTTGGCATCAGGGCGCTTGTCCGCTCCTTGGTAGCCTGCGTCACCCCAGGCCTCGGTTTCTTCTCCATGCAGCAGCGTGTTGGCCTCGACCACATCGTTCACGCTGCCAGCCGTTGCGCGCACCGTGTGCACCAGGCCCGATTCGGCATCCACACCGATGTGGGCCTTCATGCCAAAGTACCACTGGTTGCCTTTCTTGCTCTGCTTCATCTGCGGGTCGCGCTCGCCCGAGGCGTTCTTGGTCGAGCTGGGCGCGGCGATCAACGTGGCGTCCACCACCGTGCCGGCGCGCAGCATCAGGCCTTTGGCTCCCAGCAGCTCGTTGACCAGCGCCAGGATCTGGGCGCTGAGCTTGTGTTCCTCCAACAGCCGGCGGAATCGAAGGATCGTGGTCTCGTCGGGCACCGGTGTGTCCCAGTTCAAGCCTGCGAACTCGCGGAACAAAGGCACGTCGTGCAGCGACTCTTCCATCGCCGGATCGCTCAGCGTGAACCACTGTTGCATGAAATGGATGCGCAGCATCGTCTCCACGGCAAACGGTGGACGACCGCGCTTGCCTTCAGGCGCATAGGGCGTGATCAGGGTAACCAAGGCCGCCCACGGCACCACACGTTCCATTTCTGCGAGGAACTCGCGCTTGCGTGTGCGCTTGGTCGTCAGGTTCAGGCCCAGGTCCGCTTGCTTCATGGCGTCAATTGTCTTCGCGCTCCCGCGCCGATCAGCACATCGAGGCTCGATTTACGCAGACCTTCCCTAAAGCTACACGCTGTTGGGACACATGATCCTTACAACGCAGCCTCGGGTTCGCACTGGACTTTGCGAGAAAAATAACCGAACGGCGCTCAGATGCTGGCATCAACGCAGCATTCGGTAGCGGCCTGGAAACCTCTCTCAACCACAGGCCGACACACGTCGGCCTTAGTTTTTTGTACCCCCCTCGGCACAGTCACTCCGTCCGTAATCGCCGCGCCATGCGGCCTACACCGATGGAGTGCACATGTCCGACGACAAGACCAAAGACCAGGCCGCTGCTGGCCTTTTCAGTAAGGAAGATTTCACGCGGTTGGCGGGCTTGTTGGGGGTTTTAAAAGGGAAGTTCATCCTGAGCCTGAACGACACATCGGGCGTGCGCGAGGTGCTTTCAGGGTTCCGGATTGAGGCTTTAAAGACGCGCTACAGCATCAATTCGAACAAGACGCAGGAAGCATCAGAGGTGCTGATCAGCAACTTTCGGACGTGATCCGAATGGGTGGCGCGGTTTAAACCGGGGTCGGAGAGGGCGACCAAGTTGTCCACAGGCCGGCTGGGACGGTGGAAAGTGCGCCAAAACTCGCGTTAATTAGCGCCAAAGCCGGCGTGATTTAGCGCCAAAGCGCGCGGCGCGCCATCCGCCGATCACCGAAGCGGCGCCCTGACCCGCGGGCGACTGCCCACCAGCCATCACCCCGCAACACGCCCGCCATAATCAGCTGCACTTTCAACCAGCGGCCTGGCAGCAACACGGCGCCGCTCACACAACAGGAGACTGGCTTCATGCACATCAAGGACAAGGTATTCATCGTCACCGGCGGCGCTTCGGGCCTGGGCGAAGGCACGGCGCGCATGCTGGCGCGCGAGGGCGCCAAGGTCGTCATCGCCGACATGCAGGTTGAAAAAGGCGAAGCGGTGGCCAAGGACATTGGCGGCGCCTTCGTGAAGTGCGACGTGAGCAGCGAAGCCGACGGCCAGGCCGTGGTGGACAAGGCGACGTCGCTGGGCAAGCTGGCGGGCCTGGTCAACTGCGCCGGCATCGCCCCCGCCGAAAAAACGGTGGGCAAGAACGGCGCGCACAAGCTGGACGTGTTCACCAAGACCATCATGGTCAACCTGGTGGGCACCTTCAACATGATTCGCATGGCCGCCGCCGCCATGGCGCAGAACGAGCCTGAAAGCACCGGCGAGCGCGGGGTGCTGATCAGCACCGCCAGCGTGGCCGCGTACGACGGGCAGATCGGCCAGGCCGCCTACAGCGCCAGCAAGGGCGGCGTGGTGGGCATGACGCTGCCCATCGCGCGCGATTTGTCGCGCAACGGCATTCGCAACATGACCATCGCCCCCGGCATTTTCGGCACGCCGATGCTGTTCACCATGCCGCAAGATGTGCAGGACGCGCTGGCCGCCGGCGTGCCCTTCCCCAGCCGCCTTGGCACGCCGGAAGACTACGCCAAGCTGGTCAAGCACATCGTTGAAAACGACATGCTGAACGGCGAGGTGATCCGCCTGGACGGCGCCATTCGCCTGGCGCCGAAGTAAGTCGCTGGCGGAGCGCCCAAACCTTACGCCGCACGCGCCCACACGCAACGCAGCCCATGTCCACACGCCCTGAGACGCGGGATTTCCTGCTCGACCAGCTGGGCGACTTGCCCGGTCTGCGCACGCGGCGCATGTTCGGCGAATACTGCGTGTACGTGGACGACAAGCCGGTGGCCTTCGTCTGCGATGACCAGCTGTACGTCAAGCCCACGCCCGCGGGCCAGGCGCTGCTGCCAGAGCCGGTGTGGGGCAAGTTCTACGACAAGGCCAGGCCGCACCTGCTGCTGAGCGCCGACCGCTGGGACGACCGCGACCTGCTGCGCGCCTTGCTGATGGCCACGGCCGAAGCGCTGCCCCGGCCCCAGCCGCCGGGCGCGCGGCGCAAAGCCAAGGCGTTGCCCGATGCACCCGGCGCCGCATCAGGCCGCCGCCGAGCAGCCGCTGGGGCCAAGGCATCGGCAGCCATCAAGACGCCCCAAGCGGCCAAATCCAAAGCGGCCAAGGTTTCTGCGGCCAAGCCGCCAAAGACGGTAACAGCGGGCCAAGCAGCCCCGAGCACCCGCCCGCGCAAGCCGGCGATGTAGGCCGGATCGACGGGAAGCATCGCCTGATCGCGCAGGCGCATGCGCGGACTCCTGTGCCCTAACAACTACGCTTTTGATAGCTGCCAGCGCTGGCGGCGCCTGCGCCAGAGGCTGATTTGACCTAGAAGCGCCTCACCCCCCAATTTCCGCGCGCTAATATGCCCTTCACCCATTCCAAGAAGGAGCTCCCATGCAACCCACACGCCTTTTTGCCCTGAGCGCCGTGGCGCTGGCCGCGCTGTTGGCTGGCTGTGCCAGCAGCGGCCCGTTCAACTACACCGCGCCCAACCTGCCCGCCCAGCCAGAGGGCGCGTCCGGCTGGACGGACAAGCCCGGCTGGGCGACCGAGAAGTTCGCCGTCGCCGCCGCCAACCCCTTGGCCACCGACGCGGGCTACCAGGTGCTGAAGGCAGGCGGCTCGGCCGTGGATGCCGCCATCGCCGTGCAAATGGTGCTGGGCCTGGTCGAGCCGCAATCCAGCGGCATCGCGGGCGGCGCTTTCCTGATGCTGTCCACCGGGCGCGAGGTGGAAGCCTGGGACGGCCGCGAAACCGCGCCCGCCGCTGCGGATGAAAAGCTGTTCCTGCAGGCCGACGGCAAGCCGATGCCCTTCCCCGAAGCCGTGGTGGGCGGCCGCTCGGTGGGCGTGCCCGGCGCCGTGCGCATGCTGGAGGCCGCGCACAAGGCGCACGGCAAACTGGCCTGGGCGGATTTGTTCAAGCCCGCCGTTGACCTGGCCGAGCGCGGCTTTCAAGTCAGCCCGCGCCTGAACACGCTGCTGCAATCCGAAAAATTCCTGAAGAACGACCCCGTTGCCGCCAAGTACTTTTACGACGCCAGCGGCCAGCCCTGGCCGGTGGGCCACGTGCTGAAGAACCCCGAATACGCCGAAGTGCTGCGCGGCATTGCGGCGCGCGGCTCGGTCGCGCTGCTGGAAGGGCCCGTGGCGCAGGCCATCGTCAACAAGGTCAACCAACACCCCACCAACCCCGGCAAGCTCAGCATGGCCGACTTGGCCGGCTACCAGCCCAAGCGCCGCACCGCGCTGTGCCACGATTTGCTGTCGCAGGCCAACCAGCAGACTTACCAGGTTTGTGGCTTTCCGCCGCCTTCTTCCGGCGCGATTGCGGTGGGGCAAATCCTGGGCATCCTGGGGCAAACGCCGGGCGCGCGGCTCAAGCCCGATGCGGCTGGCCTGCCCACCGCCGACTGGCTGTACTTCTACAACGAAGCCGCGCGCCTGGCCTTTGCCGACCGCGCGCAGTACGTGGCCGACCCCGACTTCGTACAGCCGCCCGGCGGCAGCTGGTCCACCCTGCTGGCCCCCGGCTACCTGGCCGACCGCGCCAAGCTGATCGGCGCGCAAAGCATGAAGGTGGGGCAACCCGGCCAGCCCGGCGCGGCGAAAACCAGCTACGCGCCCATGGCCAACCAGATCGAGTACGGCACCAGCCACATCAGCATCGTCGATGCCGACGGTAACGCGCTGGCGATGACGACGACCATCGAAGACCAGTTTGGCTCGCGCCAGATGGTGACCACCAACCCCGCGCGCAGCGGCGGCTTTTTGCTGAACAACGAGCTGACCGATTTCAGCTTCGCCCCCGCCGACGCGCAGGGCCGCCCCATCGCCAACCGGGTGCAGCCGGGCAAGCGCCCCCGCTCGTCCATGTCGCCCACGCTGGTGTTTGAAAAAGCGGCCGACGGCCAGCGCGGCCCGCTGGTGATGAGCGCCGGCAGTCCCGGCGGCGCGCTGATCATTCACTACACCGCCAAGACGCTGAACGGCGTGCTGAACTGGGGCATGACGCCGCAGCAGGCCATCGACCTGCCCAACTTCGGCAACACCAACGGCCCGACGATGCTGGAAGAGAAGAAATTCCCGCCCGCCACCGTCGAAGCCCTGCGCGTGCGCGGCGCCGAAGTGCGCGAGATGAACATGACCAGCGGCCTGCAGGCCATCACCCGCACCGAGATCCACGGCAAGAAACTCTGGCTGGGCGGCGCCGACCCGCGCCGCGAAGGCGTGGTGATGGGCGACTGACGGGCCCCGGCGGGCCACGCTGCCGCCACCGCCGGGCTGCTGCCGGCGCGCGGTTTCACCGGCCAAGGTGCGCGCGCGTGGCCCGCTTTGACCCTTGAACAGCGGGTAGACAACGGGTAGGCAGCGGACAAACAGCGGATACACAGCCGGCGCAGCGGCCCATCTGATCTGGTCGGCGCCGCGCCGTGGCAGCTTGCGAATACCCCAGTTAGCGAATCAAACAGGCCGCCAGCGCTTACCGCACCAGCGC
This genomic interval from Ottowia oryzae contains the following:
- a CDS encoding TfoX/Sxy family protein, whose protein sequence is MSTRPETRDFLLDQLGDLPGLRTRRMFGEYCVYVDDKPVAFVCDDQLYVKPTPAGQALLPEPVWGKFYDKARPHLLLSADRWDDRDLLRALLMATAEALPRPQPPGARRKAKALPDAPGAASGRRRAAAGAKASAAIKTPQAAKSKAAKVSAAKPPKTVTAGQAAPSTRPRKPAM
- a CDS encoding phage protein GemA/Gp16 family protein, which codes for MVAARAGDRDDQAAKIKWLWKKIGEVGGLRDASAAALLIFVGRHTGTGVDDVKFLPTADASKVIEALKAMLDRAKRAQGAAQ
- a CDS encoding gamma-glutamyltransferase family protein, which translates into the protein MQPTRLFALSAVALAALLAGCASSGPFNYTAPNLPAQPEGASGWTDKPGWATEKFAVAAANPLATDAGYQVLKAGGSAVDAAIAVQMVLGLVEPQSSGIAGGAFLMLSTGREVEAWDGRETAPAAADEKLFLQADGKPMPFPEAVVGGRSVGVPGAVRMLEAAHKAHGKLAWADLFKPAVDLAERGFQVSPRLNTLLQSEKFLKNDPVAAKYFYDASGQPWPVGHVLKNPEYAEVLRGIAARGSVALLEGPVAQAIVNKVNQHPTNPGKLSMADLAGYQPKRRTALCHDLLSQANQQTYQVCGFPPPSSGAIAVGQILGILGQTPGARLKPDAAGLPTADWLYFYNEAARLAFADRAQYVADPDFVQPPGGSWSTLLAPGYLADRAKLIGAQSMKVGQPGQPGAAKTSYAPMANQIEYGTSHISIVDADGNALAMTTTIEDQFGSRQMVTTNPARSGGFLLNNELTDFSFAPADAQGRPIANRVQPGKRPRSSMSPTLVFEKAADGQRGPLVMSAGSPGGALIIHYTAKTLNGVLNWGMTPQQAIDLPNFGNTNGPTMLEEKKFPPATVEALRVRGAEVREMNMTSGLQAITRTEIHGKKLWLGGADPRREGVVMGD
- a CDS encoding IS5 family transposase; the protein is MKQADLGLNLTTKRTRKREFLAEMERVVPWAALVTLITPYAPEGKRGRPPFAVETMLRIHFMQQWFTLSDPAMEESLHDVPLFREFAGLNWDTPVPDETTILRFRRLLEEHKLSAQILALVNELLGAKGLMLRAGTVVDATLIAAPSSTKNASGERDPQMKQSKKGNQWYFGMKAHIGVDAESGLVHTVRATAGSVNDVVEANTLLHGEETEAWGDAGYQGADKRPDAKAGVRWNIAMRPGKRRELDKTKLVDDLTDQLERLKASIRAKVEHPFRVIKRQFGHVKVRYRGLAKNTAQLHTLFALSNLWMMRRTLMGAQA
- the dinG gene encoding ATP-dependent DNA helicase DinG, coding for MGVTSPATLASDALKAFDTVVQSTGGFRARDGQRRMAEAVALAFSQAQLGKPEAEGASAASSKPASAVAASATDAPQRAIAVVQAGTGVGKSLAYSVPAIQLALARGTRVLISTATVALQEQLVNKDLPALAKQLDTPFKFALAKGRGRYICKLKLERLASGGAPGDDDLPDDDLFAEETAAQRSARPSSTETEARVQLYRRMADVLAAGAWDGDRDTLDTPPEPEVWQPIGAEGSSCTGKHCPVFNQCTYYERRKELVGAQVIVANHDLLLTSLGARLLPELDNCLLVIDEAHHLPSTALERFAGEADLSRLAWIGKLASRALRVGQLMQVDDLGEIPEHATRLRTALEDAARLAMDTYGDTLRAPRQAYGASALARFAPSASSTRARVSGGVLPAALVDPFAQAAHHAEGLLAVLRNIAKALRAAMRDQPNEARRLSTLYAQLGTLAPRLEAVHGTAQLMLLEPAEGAPPAAKWFTLAMDGDFIVVKAHASPILPGNTLRNQLWSQVRGAVLTSATLTSCGQFDFFLREAGLSGDDAVRTLAVPSPFDYARQGTLVAAETLAEPRDLQAFTADMVSALLGDLAQVKAGALVLFTSRDQMRQATERLPASLRAAVLVQNSLPRPQLLRQHRERVAAGQPSIIFGMQSFGEGLDLPGALCETLFITKLPFAPPDDPVGEARADWLRSAGRDPFSELVVPATAMRLAQWVGRAIRTEDDRARVFCYDKRLVQTGYGQRLLQGLPPFTLERRSAAPSATV
- a CDS encoding 3-hydroxyacyl-CoA dehydrogenase, with protein sequence MHIKDKVFIVTGGASGLGEGTARMLAREGAKVVIADMQVEKGEAVAKDIGGAFVKCDVSSEADGQAVVDKATSLGKLAGLVNCAGIAPAEKTVGKNGAHKLDVFTKTIMVNLVGTFNMIRMAAAAMAQNEPESTGERGVLISTASVAAYDGQIGQAAYSASKGGVVGMTLPIARDLSRNGIRNMTIAPGIFGTPMLFTMPQDVQDALAAGVPFPSRLGTPEDYAKLVKHIVENDMLNGEVIRLDGAIRLAPK